One region of Duncaniella freteri genomic DNA includes:
- the rimP gene encoding ribosome assembly cofactor RimP: MIEREKIAGLVERAIESTDAYVVDVTVSEDNDIVVELDSATGVDLDFCSEVNRLLNEALDRDVEDYSLEVGTASLSAPFKVRRQYEKHIGDDVDVLTCDGRKLKGRLTSVSEDGSEFTIEVTRKVKLAGEKRPRQVAEPLTLAVADCRQVAYHFDF, encoded by the coding sequence ATGATTGAAAGAGAGAAGATAGCTGGGCTCGTTGAACGGGCTATCGAGAGCACTGATGCCTATGTGGTTGACGTGACGGTGTCGGAAGACAATGATATAGTGGTGGAGCTTGACTCTGCCACAGGTGTCGACCTGGATTTTTGCAGTGAGGTGAACCGCCTGCTCAACGAGGCATTGGACCGCGATGTCGAGGACTATTCTCTTGAGGTGGGGACAGCGTCGCTGTCGGCACCTTTCAAGGTGAGGCGGCAGTACGAGAAGCATATCGGAGATGATGTGGATGTGCTGACCTGTGACGGCCGGAAGCTGAAAGGGCGGCTCACGTCAGTGAGCGAGGACGGGTCGGAGTTCACTATCGAGGTGACCAGGAAGGTTAAGCTCGCCGGGGAGAAGCGTCCCCGGCAGGTGGCTGAGCCGCTTACGCTTGCAGTGGCTGATTGCCGGCAGGTGGCCTATCATTTTGATTTCTAA
- a CDS encoding CTP synthase, which translates to METKYIFVTGGVVSSLGKGIISSSLACLLKARGYRATIQKFDPYINIDPGTLNPYEHGECYVTVDGHEADLDLGHYERFTNVPTTRANNVTTGRIYQSVIEKERRGDYLGKTVQIIPHITDEIKRNVMALGKTGNFDFVITEIGGVVGDIESLPFLEAVRQLRWELEGDCVCVHLTYVPYIQAAKELKTKPTQHSVKQLQQLGIQPDVLVLRTEHDIPSTMKKKIAQFCNVSPDAVVQSADAPSIYKVPVLMHRQHLDEIVMRKAGIEPSGEPDMSAWNEFLARMDSATDTVTIGLVGKYVELQDAYKSIDESLFQAATYCGKKVSIRYIHSEKITPGNVASLLEGIDGAVIAPGFGQRGIEGKFVALEWCRTHDLPTFGICLGMQCMVIEFARNVLGLKDANSTEMAPNTPHNVIDLMEEQKSIHNMGGTMRLGAYGCTLRQGSRVASAYGSLHISERHRHRFEFNSDYRTRFEEAGMQCVGENPDTGLVEVVEIPQLRWYIGTQYHPEYSSTVLSPSPLFLDFMKSAIAYKDEKIK; encoded by the coding sequence GTGGAAACTAAGTACATATTCGTGACTGGAGGCGTCGTCTCCTCGCTCGGCAAAGGAATCATATCATCCTCGCTTGCCTGTCTGCTCAAAGCTCGCGGCTACAGGGCCACAATACAGAAATTCGACCCTTACATCAACATCGATCCGGGCACACTCAACCCCTACGAGCACGGCGAATGCTACGTCACCGTCGACGGACACGAAGCCGACCTCGATCTCGGGCACTACGAGCGTTTCACTAATGTACCCACCACCCGCGCCAACAACGTCACAACAGGACGCATATACCAGAGCGTGATCGAAAAGGAACGGCGAGGAGACTACCTCGGAAAGACCGTACAGATCATACCGCACATCACCGACGAGATAAAACGCAACGTCATGGCTCTCGGCAAGACTGGCAACTTCGATTTCGTCATCACCGAAATAGGCGGAGTGGTAGGCGACATCGAAAGCCTGCCTTTCCTCGAAGCCGTAAGGCAGCTCCGATGGGAGCTTGAGGGCGACTGCGTATGCGTCCACCTCACCTACGTCCCCTACATCCAGGCGGCAAAGGAGCTCAAGACCAAGCCCACACAGCACTCCGTGAAGCAGCTACAGCAGCTCGGCATTCAGCCCGATGTGCTCGTGCTCCGCACCGAGCACGACATCCCCTCCACGATGAAGAAAAAGATCGCCCAGTTCTGCAACGTGTCCCCCGACGCCGTGGTGCAGAGTGCCGACGCACCCTCCATCTATAAGGTCCCGGTGCTGATGCACCGTCAGCATCTCGACGAGATCGTGATGCGTAAAGCCGGCATAGAACCATCGGGAGAGCCCGACATGAGCGCATGGAACGAATTCCTCGCCCGCATGGACTCTGCCACCGACACCGTGACAATCGGACTCGTAGGAAAATACGTCGAACTCCAGGACGCCTATAAGTCCATCGACGAGTCTCTCTTCCAGGCCGCCACCTACTGCGGAAAGAAAGTCAGCATCCGCTACATCCACTCCGAAAAGATCACCCCCGGCAATGTCGCCTCCCTTCTCGAAGGCATCGACGGAGCCGTCATAGCCCCCGGATTCGGGCAGAGAGGCATCGAAGGTAAGTTCGTCGCCCTCGAATGGTGCCGCACCCACGACCTGCCCACCTTCGGCATATGCCTCGGCATGCAATGCATGGTGATAGAATTCGCACGCAACGTCCTCGGGCTTAAGGACGCCAACTCCACCGAGATGGCTCCCAACACACCTCACAACGTCATCGACCTGATGGAAGAGCAGAAGAGCATCCACAACATGGGCGGAACAATGCGCCTCGGAGCCTACGGCTGCACCCTCCGGCAAGGGTCAAGAGTCGCATCGGCCTACGGATCACTCCACATCAGCGAGCGTCACCGCCACCGCTTCGAGTTCAACAGCGACTACCGCACCCGCTTCGAGGAAGCGGGCATGCAATGCGTTGGCGAGAACCCCGACACCGGCCTGGTCGAAGTCGTCGAGATCCCGCAACTCCGCTGGTACATCGGCACACAGTATCACCCCGAATACTCCTCCACCGTACTATCCCCCTCGCCTCTCTTCCTTGACTTCATGAAATCAGCAATAGCCTATAAAGACGAAAAGATAAAATAA
- the nusA gene encoding transcription termination factor NusA — MAKKEEAPNMVERFAEFKELKNIDKATMVSVLEESFRNVLAKMFGTDENLDVIMNPDKGDVQIFQNLEVVPDGEVTNPNLQISLSDARADEDPDVEIGEEHTKEIFFADFGRRAILNLRQTLQSKILDLQKEAIYAKFKEMEGELVSGEVYQTWSRETLLMDDEKNELLLPKNQSIPGDFFRKGETVLAVIHNVDNKNNNPKITVSRTSDTFLRRLFEREVPEIIDGLINIKAVARIPGERAKIAVESFDDRIDPVGACVGVKGSRIHGIVRELRNENIDVINYTSNPSLFIQRALSPAKISSIHLDEEDKKAEVFLRPEEVSLAIGKGGMNIKLASMLTGYTIDVYRDTPDQVDEDIYLDEFKDEIDGWVIDALKNMGCITAKNVLNTPRQALIDQADLEEDTVDNVIAILKAEFEEE, encoded by the coding sequence ATGGCTAAGAAAGAGGAAGCTCCCAACATGGTGGAGCGTTTTGCCGAGTTTAAGGAACTTAAGAATATCGACAAGGCTACGATGGTCAGTGTGCTTGAGGAGTCGTTCAGGAATGTGCTTGCGAAGATGTTTGGCACGGACGAGAATCTTGACGTGATCATGAACCCGGACAAGGGTGATGTGCAGATATTCCAGAATCTTGAGGTAGTCCCGGACGGCGAGGTGACCAATCCGAACCTGCAGATATCCCTGAGCGATGCCCGCGCTGACGAGGACCCTGATGTGGAGATCGGAGAGGAGCACACGAAGGAGATATTCTTTGCCGATTTCGGCCGCCGTGCCATCCTTAATCTGCGTCAGACCCTTCAGTCTAAGATCCTTGATCTGCAGAAGGAGGCGATCTATGCCAAGTTCAAGGAGATGGAAGGTGAGCTTGTGTCGGGCGAGGTGTACCAGACATGGTCGCGCGAGACGCTTCTCATGGATGATGAGAAGAATGAGCTTCTGCTCCCGAAGAACCAGTCGATACCCGGCGATTTTTTCCGCAAGGGGGAGACTGTGCTGGCGGTGATACATAATGTGGATAACAAGAACAATAATCCCAAGATCACAGTGTCGCGTACCAGCGACACATTCCTGCGCCGCCTCTTTGAGCGCGAGGTGCCTGAGATAATAGACGGTCTGATCAACATCAAGGCTGTGGCCCGCATTCCCGGTGAGCGCGCGAAGATAGCAGTGGAGAGCTTTGACGACCGTATCGATCCTGTAGGAGCCTGCGTGGGTGTGAAGGGTTCGCGCATACATGGAATAGTGCGTGAGCTCCGCAACGAGAATATCGATGTGATCAATTATACTTCTAATCCGTCGCTGTTCATACAGCGTGCTCTCAGCCCTGCCAAGATCTCGTCGATCCATCTGGACGAGGAGGATAAGAAGGCTGAGGTGTTCCTGCGCCCTGAGGAGGTGTCGCTCGCTATCGGCAAGGGGGGCATGAATATCAAGCTTGCCTCGATGCTCACCGGATATACCATAGATGTGTACCGTGACACCCCCGACCAGGTGGATGAGGACATCTATCTTGACGAGTTCAAGGATGAGATCGACGGATGGGTGATCGATGCCCTCAAGAATATGGGTTGCATCACAGCCAAGAATGTGCTCAACACTCCGCGCCAGGCACTCATCGACCAGGCCGACCTTGAGGAGGACACCGTTGACAATGTCATAGCCATACTCAAGGCGGAATTCGAGGAGGAGTAG
- the rplS gene encoding 50S ribosomal protein L19, translating into MDLIKVVNEAFATGKQHPDFQPGDTITVAYRIKEGNKERIQQYRGVVIRISGDGEKKRFTVRKISDNIGVERIFPIESPFIDSITVNKYGKVRRAKLYYLRNLTGKKARIKERRVVKKD; encoded by the coding sequence ATGGACTTAATTAAAGTTGTCAACGAGGCTTTTGCCACAGGCAAACAGCACCCCGATTTCCAGCCGGGCGACACCATCACAGTCGCTTACCGCATCAAGGAAGGCAACAAGGAGCGTATCCAGCAGTACCGCGGAGTAGTGATCCGCATCTCAGGTGACGGCGAGAAGAAACGCTTCACAGTGCGCAAGATATCCGACAACATCGGCGTTGAGCGCATCTTCCCCATCGAGTCACCCTTCATCGACTCGATCACAGTCAACAAGTACGGTAAAGTACGCCGCGCAAAGCTCTACTACCTTCGCAACCTCACCGGCAAGAAGGCACGCATCAAGGAGCGTCGCGTAGTCAAGAAAGACTAA
- the infB gene encoding translation initiation factor IF-2, whose protein sequence is MPRIKISQAAKEFNVSIPTVVEQLQKKGISIDANPNTRIDEAAYNVLVEAFQPDRKERERIERMRQDKEKDKAEPVVAAAPKADAVTEVAAATKGPRVIGKIELDSRNNPIVSKPEEKDAPKAEAPKAEDVKPAVPEKPAEAPKAEATKAEAPKAEEVKPAEPEEKEAPKAEAPKAEEVKPAEPEKPVESQKPAEAPKAQHAPKAAEPEKKAAAPKAEAPKAAAPEKKAQEPAPAAAPASGEPELFRYSPEPQVTGPKVIGHIDLATLNQSTRPKKKTKEERRAGNRQGQGAQGAGNAAGGNSNNRKKRQRIGGKEKVDIEKAGNQPGDNNNSRGGNNGGGNNGGGNRGGANRGGNDRGRGKDRNKRPVHTEVNEEDVQKQVRETLARLTSKDKGQKKGVKWRKEKREAFASHAREAAEEAAAESRVLQITEFVTANDLAVMMDVPINNVIATCMNIGVMVSINQRLDAETINIVAEEFGFSTEYVSAEVSDAINQEEDSEDELTNRPPIVTVMGHVDHGKTSLLDYIRNANVIAGEAGGITQHIGAYNVKLADGRHITFLDTPGHEAFTAMRARGAKVTDLCIIIVAADDNVMPQTVEAINHASAAGVPIVFAINKIDKPAANPDKIKEELAQMNYLVEEWGGKYQSQDISAKKGLGVDELMEKVLLEAEMLDLKANPDRRAVGSIIESSLDKGRGYVATVLVQNGTLHVGDVILAGTHFGKVKAMFNERNQRIKEAGPAEPALILGLDGAPTAGDTFNVLETEQEAREIASKRVQLQRELGLRTAKRTTLEEIGRRRAIGNFHELNIIVKGDVDGSIEALSDSLIKLSTEEVKVNVLHKAVGAISESDVTLAAASDAIIIGFQVRPSQAARRAAERDGVEIRLYSVIYQAIEEVKDAMAGMLAPEIKEEITGTAEVLQTFHISKVGTIAGAIVREGKIKRGCKVRLIRDGIVRYTGELGSLKRMKDDAKEVTSGYDCGLSIAGYNDIQEGDIIEGFEEVEVKKSL, encoded by the coding sequence ATGCCGAGAATAAAAATTAGTCAAGCCGCCAAAGAATTCAATGTCTCCATTCCTACGGTTGTGGAGCAGTTGCAGAAGAAGGGCATCTCGATAGATGCCAACCCTAACACACGTATCGACGAAGCTGCCTACAACGTACTTGTAGAGGCTTTCCAGCCGGACCGTAAGGAGCGTGAGCGTATCGAAAGGATGCGTCAGGACAAGGAGAAGGACAAGGCTGAGCCTGTTGTCGCCGCTGCTCCGAAGGCGGATGCCGTTACTGAGGTGGCTGCCGCGACTAAGGGTCCGCGGGTGATAGGCAAGATAGAGCTTGACTCCAGGAATAATCCTATAGTATCCAAGCCTGAGGAAAAGGATGCACCGAAAGCTGAGGCCCCGAAGGCGGAGGATGTGAAGCCCGCCGTGCCTGAGAAGCCCGCCGAGGCCCCGAAAGCCGAGGCCACCAAGGCGGAAGCTCCGAAGGCAGAGGAAGTGAAACCTGCTGAGCCTGAGGAAAAGGAGGCGCCGAAAGCTGAGGCCCCGAAGGCGGAGGAAGTGAAACCCGCCGAGCCTGAGAAGCCAGTGGAGTCTCAGAAGCCCGCCGAGGCACCTAAGGCGCAGCATGCTCCGAAAGCTGCCGAGCCTGAGAAGAAGGCTGCGGCTCCCAAGGCAGAGGCACCGAAGGCTGCGGCTCCAGAAAAGAAGGCTCAGGAGCCTGCACCTGCTGCCGCACCTGCTTCGGGAGAGCCGGAGTTGTTCCGCTACAGTCCGGAACCTCAGGTGACAGGTCCGAAGGTGATAGGGCATATCGACCTTGCCACTCTCAACCAGTCGACCCGTCCGAAGAAGAAGACCAAGGAGGAACGCCGTGCCGGCAACCGCCAGGGTCAGGGAGCGCAGGGTGCAGGGAATGCAGCCGGCGGTAACAGCAATAACCGCAAGAAGCGTCAGCGCATCGGCGGAAAGGAGAAGGTGGATATCGAAAAGGCCGGCAACCAGCCAGGCGACAATAACAATAGCCGTGGCGGCAACAACGGAGGCGGCAATAACGGAGGCGGGAACCGTGGCGGCGCAAACCGCGGCGGGAATGACCGCGGCCGCGGAAAGGACCGCAACAAGCGTCCGGTGCACACCGAGGTGAACGAGGAGGATGTACAGAAGCAGGTGCGCGAGACTCTCGCCCGCCTCACCTCCAAGGACAAGGGTCAGAAGAAGGGCGTGAAGTGGCGCAAGGAGAAGCGTGAGGCTTTTGCTTCCCATGCCCGCGAGGCTGCCGAGGAGGCAGCAGCAGAGAGCCGTGTGCTCCAGATCACGGAGTTCGTGACTGCAAATGACCTTGCCGTGATGATGGATGTGCCCATCAACAATGTGATAGCTACCTGCATGAACATCGGTGTGATGGTGTCAATCAACCAGAGGCTCGATGCGGAGACTATAAATATAGTAGCCGAGGAGTTCGGCTTCAGCACCGAATATGTGTCGGCTGAGGTGTCGGATGCCATCAATCAGGAGGAGGACAGCGAGGATGAACTTACCAACCGTCCGCCTATCGTTACTGTGATGGGCCATGTGGACCACGGCAAGACATCGCTCCTTGACTATATACGCAATGCGAATGTGATAGCGGGCGAGGCCGGAGGCATAACCCAGCACATCGGCGCATACAATGTGAAGCTTGCCGACGGACGCCATATAACTTTCCTTGATACTCCGGGCCATGAGGCGTTTACCGCTATGCGTGCCCGCGGAGCCAAGGTTACCGACCTGTGTATCATCATTGTCGCTGCGGATGACAATGTGATGCCCCAGACAGTGGAGGCTATCAACCATGCTTCGGCAGCAGGTGTGCCCATAGTGTTTGCAATCAATAAGATAGATAAGCCTGCCGCTAATCCTGACAAGATCAAGGAGGAGCTCGCCCAGATGAATTATCTCGTGGAGGAGTGGGGCGGCAAGTACCAGAGCCAGGATATATCTGCCAAGAAGGGTCTGGGCGTCGATGAGCTTATGGAGAAGGTGCTCCTTGAGGCTGAGATGCTTGATCTGAAGGCTAATCCGGACCGCCGTGCGGTGGGTTCGATCATAGAGTCGTCGCTCGACAAGGGCCGCGGATATGTGGCTACCGTGCTGGTGCAGAACGGTACTCTCCATGTGGGTGACGTGATACTCGCGGGCACTCATTTCGGAAAGGTGAAGGCTATGTTCAACGAGCGTAACCAGCGTATCAAGGAGGCGGGTCCTGCTGAGCCTGCGCTGATACTCGGTCTTGACGGTGCTCCCACTGCGGGTGATACCTTCAATGTGCTTGAGACTGAGCAGGAGGCCCGCGAGATAGCGAGCAAGCGTGTGCAGCTGCAAAGGGAGCTTGGCTTGCGTACCGCTAAGCGTACTACTCTTGAGGAGATCGGCCGCCGCCGTGCGATAGGCAATTTCCATGAGCTCAACATTATCGTGAAGGGTGATGTGGACGGTTCGATCGAGGCTCTGTCGGATTCGCTCATCAAGCTTTCTACCGAGGAGGTGAAGGTGAATGTGCTCCACAAGGCTGTGGGTGCGATTTCGGAGAGCGATGTGACGCTTGCTGCCGCTTCGGATGCCATCATAATCGGTTTCCAGGTGCGCCCGTCGCAGGCTGCCCGCCGTGCGGCAGAGCGTGACGGTGTGGAGATACGCCTCTATTCTGTGATCTACCAGGCTATCGAGGAGGTGAAGGATGCTATGGCTGGCATGCTTGCTCCTGAGATCAAGGAGGAGATCACCGGTACTGCCGAGGTGCTCCAGACGTTCCATATCTCGAAGGTGGGTACCATCGCCGGTGCCATCGTGCGTGAGGGCAAGATCAAGCGTGGCTGTAAGGTGCGCCTGATACGTGACGGTATCGTGCGGTATACGGGTGAGCTTGGTTCGCTCAAGCGTATGAAGGATGATGCGAAGGAGGTGACTTCGGGTTATGACTGCGGTCTGTCGATTGCCGGATATAATGACATCCAGGAGGGTGATATTATCGAGGGCTTCGAGGAGGTCGAGGTTAAGAAGTCTCTTTAG
- the folK gene encoding 2-amino-4-hydroxy-6-hydroxymethyldihydropteridine diphosphokinase, with protein MIVFLNIGSNCGDRRAFIDRAVELLRLELPGVYAVSEAMESEPWGFESPNRFVNVGVGVRTVREYDPLELLDITQRVQGEIDDAPHRDAAGGYVDRAIDIDIIMVDDVRMDTPRLTLPHPRMREREFVMLPLMENMRQLGL; from the coding sequence ATGATTGTGTTTCTGAATATCGGGTCGAACTGTGGTGACCGTCGGGCGTTTATAGATAGGGCTGTGGAGCTGCTGAGACTGGAGCTTCCGGGGGTGTATGCGGTGTCGGAGGCTATGGAGTCGGAGCCGTGGGGGTTCGAGTCGCCCAACAGGTTTGTTAATGTCGGTGTGGGTGTGAGGACTGTGCGCGAGTATGATCCTCTGGAGTTGCTTGACATTACGCAGAGGGTGCAGGGTGAGATAGATGATGCTCCTCACAGGGATGCCGCGGGGGGATATGTGGACCGGGCTATCGATATCGACATCATTATGGTGGATGATGTGAGGATGGATACGCCACGGTTGACTCTGCCGCATCCGAGGATGAGGGAGCGGGAGTTTGTGATGTTGCCTCTGATGGAGAATATGAGGCAATTGGGATTATGA
- the yidC gene encoding membrane protein insertase YidC, whose amino-acid sequence MDKNTLTGLLLMGLVIFGFMWLNKPSAEELERQRQERARMEAEATQKAADLSDLTLDSITPAETASIAATIRELGQSDTLIGLTRLHVDNVNLTLDAQGQVAGTVEANGQQIPVAPLLANDVASMKPSVAAAAVRNLREGLATAARYRGFARHLSGDSTTVTLANNLLTLEISNKGGAIARASLNDYKSYDSTAVTLLAPATDSYSFTLTSATQRFETSEFFFTPVVENDSTVTMMLDLGDGASWGIRYTLHPDSYLVGIDVVQSGMQAIIPSSVATMDFTWHQKMRRLEAGRVFEERNSALYYMFPDGDVDNLSEGSDDSEEINQRVKWVSCKNQFFSAVLMARSNFAAADLSSRILEHDPDYIKKMEIALTLDYSATLANPASFVMYLGPNSYPIMKDVEKNIFPDENMHLTNLIPLGWPIFRWISTLIIIPVFSFLGSFISNYGIIILILTIFIKVILYPFTYKSLISQAKMRLLAPELKAINEKYPGNENAMKRQQESMALYSRAGANPMSGCLPMLLQMPVLVAMFWFFPSAIELRGESFLWAKDLAAPDAIISWTADIPLISSTFGNHISLFCLLMTITNIVYTYLNMQTQASSGMPGMKWMMYLMPLMFLFIFNNYAAGLSYYYLLSLLITIIMTFIFRKVVSEEKMRAKMAENAKKPKKKGWMATKLEEAQKQQEAMLREQQRRNRRR is encoded by the coding sequence ATGGACAAAAACACCCTTACCGGCCTGCTACTGATGGGCCTCGTGATTTTTGGCTTCATGTGGCTCAACAAGCCGTCAGCAGAAGAGCTTGAACGCCAGCGTCAGGAACGCGCACGCATGGAAGCCGAAGCTACACAGAAAGCAGCCGATCTCAGCGACCTCACTCTCGACTCCATAACCCCTGCCGAAACAGCATCAATCGCAGCGACAATACGCGAGCTCGGACAGTCCGACACCCTTATCGGGCTGACCCGCCTCCACGTCGACAACGTAAACCTCACCCTCGACGCTCAGGGACAGGTTGCCGGAACAGTCGAGGCAAACGGACAGCAGATACCGGTCGCACCCCTCCTCGCCAACGATGTCGCATCAATGAAACCCTCGGTCGCAGCCGCTGCCGTAAGAAACCTCCGTGAAGGGCTCGCGACAGCCGCAAGATACCGCGGATTCGCACGCCACCTCTCCGGCGACAGCACCACCGTGACCCTCGCCAACAACCTCCTCACACTTGAGATATCCAACAAGGGCGGCGCCATAGCACGCGCTTCGCTCAACGACTACAAGAGCTACGACTCGACAGCCGTAACCCTCCTCGCCCCGGCCACCGATTCCTACTCGTTCACCCTCACATCTGCCACCCAGAGGTTCGAGACAAGCGAATTCTTCTTCACTCCGGTAGTGGAGAACGACTCCACAGTCACAATGATGCTCGACCTCGGCGACGGAGCCTCATGGGGCATACGCTACACACTCCACCCCGACAGCTACCTCGTGGGGATAGATGTCGTACAGTCAGGCATGCAGGCGATCATCCCATCCTCGGTGGCGACAATGGACTTCACCTGGCACCAGAAGATGCGACGCCTCGAAGCCGGACGCGTATTCGAGGAACGCAACTCTGCCCTATACTACATGTTCCCCGACGGCGATGTCGACAACCTCAGCGAAGGGAGCGACGACAGCGAAGAGATCAACCAGCGCGTCAAATGGGTGAGCTGCAAGAACCAGTTCTTCTCAGCAGTCCTCATGGCTCGCTCCAACTTTGCCGCAGCCGACCTCAGCAGCCGCATCCTTGAGCACGACCCCGACTACATCAAGAAGATGGAGATAGCCCTCACTCTCGACTACTCCGCCACCCTCGCCAACCCCGCATCCTTCGTGATGTACCTCGGCCCCAACTCCTACCCCATAATGAAGGATGTCGAGAAGAACATATTCCCCGACGAGAATATGCACCTCACCAACCTCATACCCCTCGGATGGCCCATATTCCGGTGGATCAGCACCCTCATCATCATTCCGGTGTTCAGCTTCCTCGGATCATTCATATCCAACTACGGTATAATAATCCTCATCCTCACCATCTTCATAAAGGTGATCCTCTACCCCTTCACCTACAAGAGCCTCATCTCGCAAGCCAAGATGCGCCTGCTCGCACCCGAGCTGAAAGCGATCAACGAGAAATATCCCGGCAACGAGAACGCCATGAAACGCCAGCAGGAATCAATGGCACTCTACTCTCGCGCCGGAGCCAACCCCATGTCGGGATGCCTCCCCATGCTTCTGCAGATGCCCGTCCTCGTGGCGATGTTCTGGTTCTTCCCCTCTGCGATAGAGCTCCGCGGCGAGTCATTCCTTTGGGCAAAGGACCTCGCAGCCCCCGACGCCATAATATCATGGACAGCCGACATTCCGCTCATATCATCCACATTCGGCAACCACATAAGCCTCTTCTGCCTCCTCATGACCATCACAAACATCGTGTACACCTACCTCAACATGCAGACCCAGGCATCCTCCGGTATGCCCGGAATGAAATGGATGATGTACCTCATGCCGCTGATGTTCCTGTTCATCTTCAACAACTACGCCGCAGGCCTCAGCTACTACTACCTCCTGTCACTCCTCATCACAATCATCATGACATTCATCTTCCGCAAGGTCGTATCCGAGGAGAAGATGCGAGCCAAGATGGCTGAAAACGCCAAAAAGCCCAAGAAAAAAGGCTGGATGGCCACAAAACTCGAAGAAGCGCAGAAACAGCAGGAAGCAATGCTCCGCGAGCAGCAGCGCCGCAACCGCCGACGCTGA
- a CDS encoding Mrp/NBP35 family ATP-binding protein codes for MTLYPTLITQALATVRYPGNGKNIVENSMVADDIRIDGDTVSFTLIFDKPTDPFMKSVAKAAEAAIHTHISPQVAVTVHTAARQPAPAAPAPILPGVKNIVGISSGKGGVGKSTVAANLATALAREGYRVGLLDADIFGPSVPKMFGIEDEQLYIHEVDGRQMIIPIERYGVKVLSIGFLVDKDKAVMWRGSMASNALKQLIAEADWGELDYFLIDMPPGTSDIHLTLVQTLGMTGIVVVTTPQEVALADARKGISMFRDEKVNVPILGLVENMAYFTPAPHPDERYYIFGREGGIRLAEHLGVRLLAQIPLVGSIADSGDNGSPIALSDTVTGTAFAHLAHEVIDAVAERNSTLPPTTKVELKH; via the coding sequence ATGACCCTCTACCCTACCCTCATCACCCAGGCACTCGCCACAGTGCGCTACCCAGGCAACGGCAAAAACATAGTAGAGAACTCAATGGTTGCCGACGACATTCGCATCGACGGCGACACCGTAAGCTTCACCCTCATCTTCGACAAGCCCACCGACCCCTTCATGAAGTCAGTGGCAAAAGCTGCCGAAGCAGCCATACACACCCACATATCCCCCCAGGTCGCAGTCACCGTGCACACCGCAGCACGCCAGCCGGCTCCTGCTGCCCCTGCACCCATACTCCCTGGTGTGAAGAACATCGTAGGCATATCCTCCGGCAAGGGTGGTGTAGGCAAATCCACCGTCGCAGCCAACCTCGCCACAGCCCTCGCCCGCGAAGGCTACAGAGTAGGGCTCCTCGACGCCGACATCTTCGGCCCCTCGGTCCCCAAAATGTTCGGCATAGAGGATGAACAGCTCTACATCCACGAAGTCGACGGACGCCAGATGATAATCCCCATCGAACGCTACGGCGTAAAGGTCCTCTCAATAGGATTCCTCGTCGACAAAGACAAAGCTGTGATGTGGCGCGGCTCAATGGCATCCAACGCCCTCAAGCAGCTCATAGCCGAAGCCGACTGGGGCGAACTCGACTACTTCCTCATCGACATGCCCCCAGGCACAAGCGACATACACCTCACCCTCGTCCAGACACTCGGAATGACAGGCATAGTCGTAGTCACCACACCACAGGAAGTCGCGCTCGCCGACGCACGCAAAGGCATCTCCATGTTCCGTGACGAAAAGGTCAACGTCCCCATCCTCGGGCTCGTCGAAAACATGGCATACTTCACCCCCGCACCCCACCCCGACGAACGCTACTACATCTTCGGTCGCGAAGGTGGCATACGCCTCGCCGAGCACCTCGGAGTGCGTCTCCTCGCACAGATACCCCTGGTAGGCTCCATCGCCGACAGCGGTGACAACGGCTCACCCATAGCCCTATCCGACACCGTGACAGGCACAGCCTTCGCCCACCTCGCCCACGAGGTGATCGACGCAGTAGCCGAGCGCAACTCCACCCTCCCTCCCACCACCAAAGTCGAGCTGAAGCACTGA